The proteins below are encoded in one region of Streptomyces ficellus:
- a CDS encoding glycerol-3-phosphate dehydrogenase/oxidase → MSHPRTTRASSSLSAARRRRELAGLADGEQVDVLVVGLGATGAGAALDAASRGLTVAAIDAHDLAFGTSRWSSKLIHGGLRYLATGQLDVAHESAVERGVLMERTAPHLVAAQPFVLPLTPLVSRSQAALARAGLHAGDLLRASARTSRSTLPGPRALSAVETRHMAPALRPAGLRGGLLSWDGRLSDDARLVTALARTAAAHGARILTRTRALSLDGGGALVRDELTGEETRIRARAVVNATGVWAGGLIDDIRLRPSRGTHLVLRSEDLGSLTAGMHIPIPGESNRFVLVLPQGDGRVYVGLTDEPVDGDVPDVPEVPETDIGFLLDVLGSALDVSLGRADVIGAFAGLRPLLDTSGAPGAAGSSRTADISRRHAVLTSPDGVVTVVGGKLTTYRRMAQDALDAAVSARGLAAGPCRTAALPLVGAASPGTLARLDAPRRLVRRYGTEAPAVHALGLTDPQLARPVVPGHPVTVAELVWAVRHEGALDEGDLLDRRTRIGVVPQDRETALSTATEVLRHEDDERLTPHAS, encoded by the coding sequence ATGAGCCACCCGCGCACCACACGTGCTTCTTCGTCGCTGAGCGCGGCGCGCCGCCGCCGTGAACTGGCCGGGCTCGCCGACGGGGAACAGGTCGACGTCCTGGTCGTCGGCCTCGGGGCCACCGGCGCGGGCGCCGCGCTCGATGCCGCGTCCCGGGGGCTGACCGTCGCCGCGATCGACGCCCACGACCTGGCCTTCGGCACCTCCCGGTGGAGTTCCAAGCTCATCCACGGCGGCCTGCGCTACCTGGCCACCGGACAGCTCGACGTCGCCCACGAGAGCGCCGTGGAGCGCGGTGTCCTGATGGAGCGGACCGCACCCCACCTGGTCGCCGCCCAGCCCTTCGTGCTGCCGCTCACCCCGCTGGTCTCCCGGTCGCAGGCGGCGCTCGCGCGCGCCGGACTGCACGCCGGCGACCTGCTGCGCGCCTCGGCGCGTACGTCGCGCTCCACGCTGCCCGGGCCGCGCGCCCTCTCCGCCGTCGAGACCCGGCACATGGCGCCCGCGCTGCGCCCGGCCGGCCTGCGCGGCGGACTGCTCTCCTGGGACGGCCGCCTCAGCGACGACGCCCGGCTGGTGACCGCCCTGGCCCGGACCGCCGCCGCGCACGGCGCGCGGATCCTCACCCGCACCCGGGCGCTCTCCCTCGACGGGGGCGGCGCCCTCGTGCGGGACGAACTCACCGGCGAGGAGACGCGGATCAGGGCCCGCGCGGTCGTCAACGCCACCGGCGTCTGGGCGGGCGGCCTCATCGACGACATCCGGCTGCGCCCCTCGCGCGGCACCCACCTGGTGCTCCGCTCCGAGGACCTCGGCTCCCTCACCGCCGGCATGCACATCCCCATCCCCGGCGAGTCCAACCGCTTCGTCCTGGTCCTCCCCCAGGGCGACGGACGGGTGTACGTGGGGCTCACCGACGAGCCCGTCGACGGGGACGTCCCGGACGTGCCCGAGGTCCCCGAGACGGACATCGGCTTCCTGCTCGACGTGCTCGGGTCGGCGCTCGACGTGTCGCTGGGCCGCGCCGACGTGATCGGCGCCTTCGCCGGGCTGCGCCCGCTCCTGGACACGTCCGGCGCGCCGGGTGCGGCCGGCTCGTCGCGCACGGCCGACATCTCCCGCAGGCACGCGGTACTGACGTCGCCCGACGGGGTCGTCACGGTGGTGGGCGGCAAGCTCACCACGTACCGCCGCATGGCGCAGGACGCGCTGGACGCGGCCGTCTCGGCCCGCGGCCTCGCCGCCGGTCCGTGCCGCACGGCCGCCCTGCCGCTGGTGGGCGCCGCGTCGCCGGGCACCCTCGCCCGGCTGGACGCTCCCCGCCGGCTGGTCCGCCGCTACGGCACCGAGGCGCCCGCCGTGCACGCCCTGGGCCTCACGGACCCGCAGCTGGCGCGCCCCGTCGTACCGGGCCACCCGGTCACCGTGGCGGAACTCGTGTGGGCGGTGCGCCACGAGGGCGCCCTCGACGAGGGCGACCTGCTGGACCGCCGCACCCGGATCGGCGTCGTGCCGCAGGACCGGGAGAC